The sequence below is a genomic window from Candidatus Eisenbacteria bacterium.
GCGCGCGGGATCTTCCGCAAGTACGAGCACGTGCTCGACTTGGGTGGTGGGCTCGGCGCCAGCACGCGCTACATGGCCGTGCGTCTCGGATGCACGGCGACGGCGACGGGAACGGCGGCGGAGGCGCGTGCCGCCGGCGGTCTCACGCGGCGCGCGGCGCTCGGCTGGCAGGTGTTTCACGTCGCCGCCGACGCCGCCAGCCTTCCCTTCGGCGAAGCGGCCTTCACCCACGTCTGGGCGATCGAAGCGTTGCCGCAGCTCGGCCCGGCGGAACGGACGCTGGCGGAAGCGGCGCGCGTCCTGCGACCAGGCGGACACCTCGGCATCCAGGACCTCGTCGGCACGCAGGCCGATCCGCTGCCTGGCATCCTCGGCCCTTCGTGCTCACGTACCCGGGATCTCGCGCGCGCCGGCTTCGTCGAGATCGCGGAGCGCGACGTCACGGCCGAAGCCGTCGAGCACGGGTCGCGACAGCAGGTCGCGCGGGCACAGCTCGCGCGGCGGTTGGGCGACGGCCACCCGCTCGTGCGCCGACGTCAGACGATCGAGCATGCGCTCGCGACGGGCCGGCTGCGCGTCGTCCAATACACCGCGCGCCGCCCGTAGAGCGTCAGCGCTGGATCACGATGCCGCCGCCCTGGCTGCTTCCGGTGTACGCGCCGCCGCGATCGGCACCGCCGCCGTCTCCGCTTCGCACCGCCGGGCTCTGGTGGCCGCCGCCCCACGCGCCCTGCTGGCGGGGAGCTTGCTGCGCCACCGACGAGCCACCCTGCTGCGGCGAGACCCGTCGATCGACCTTCGGGACCATGACGTCGCGCTGCGGCCCCTGCCGTCCGGGGCTGGCCCAGCCGCGCGAATCCATCTGATGCCCCGGACTCACGTCGTCGTGGCGCCGCGGACCCGGATCGACGACGATCTGCCGATCACCACTGCGCCCGCCGTGGTCGCGCGCGGCGTCGACGTCGTCGTCCACGTCGCGTTGCCGGTGCGTGAGGGTTCCGCCGCCGTTCGGCTGGACGGGCCGCATGACGCCCCCCGCGCGGCCGTCGTCGTCGCCGCGCCGCCGCCAGTTGCCGTCGTCGACGACGGCCGGCGCGTCGTTGCGATCGTGCGGCCGCCCGCCGTGCTCGATCACGCGCTCGCCGCCCCGATCGACGACGCGCTCCCGCACGCGCTCGCCACGATCGAGGCGCGTGTGCACCCACGGCGCGATCGAATCGCTCGGACGATCCGAGCGCCGGACGATCGGGTGACGGCTCACGCGCTCGATGTCGTCGAGCGCCGGCGCGTATGCGACGCCACGGCCCTGATGGTGGACGATGTAGTCGGGCAGGAAGCGCCGGTCGTGGATGATGACGCCGTCCACGCGCGGCGAGCAGAAGTGGTAGTCGTGCACGTAGCTCCAGTAGCTCGGCGCGATGGGGTAGCCGGCGATGCCGAGCGGCGCCCAGCCGACGAAGCCGTCGCCCCAGTACCAGTTGACCCACGCCGGGCTCCAGACGTAGCCGGGCGACCAGACCCAGCCGTAGAGGTTCGAGTAGCCCCAGTTTCCGTAGTGGAACGTCCACGCCCAGGGCTCATAGGAGACCCACGTCCAGCCGTACGAGGTCCAGACCCATTGGCCGTCGTCGTAGGGACGCCAGTCCCACGCGACCGACGGGCGCCAGACGCGCCCGAAGCCGCCGTCGTCGACCCAGTAGCCGTGGGGCGACAGGGCGGTCTCGTATTCGCCGGGATCGGGGCGGTCGTCCCAATCGGCGCGGGCGGCGATCGGTCCAGCGGCCGCCACAGCGATCAGCAGGGCAAGCGCCAACCCGATTCGTGAGCGCATGTCAGCGGAACACTGCGTTCGGAGTTTCGTTGCGCGATCCGGTCAGCCCCATTCGTACTCCTCCTCCACCACTTGAAGACCGGGCAGCAGCGTCGCGGGCAGCCCATCCACGAACCGTGACGGTTTCCCCAGCACCATCCCCGTCGAGCG
It includes:
- a CDS encoding methyltransferase domain-containing protein; this encodes MPAPPDASAEIAAAIEDVVRTIGAGGPAPRGMPYFGLDHPSGTRLRLVDELAARGIFRKYEHVLDLGGGLGASTRYMAVRLGCTATATGTAAEARAAGGLTRRAALGWQVFHVAADAASLPFGEAAFTHVWAIEALPQLGPAERTLAEAARVLRPGGHLGIQDLVGTQADPLPGILGPSCSRTRDLARAGFVEIAERDVTAEAVEHGSRQQVARAQLARRLGDGHPLVRRRQTIEHALATGRLRVVQYTARRP
- a CDS encoding DUF6600 domain-containing protein; this encodes MRSRIGLALALLIAVAAAGPIAARADWDDRPDPGEYETALSPHGYWVDDGGFGRVWRPSVAWDWRPYDDGQWVWTSYGWTWVSYEPWAWTFHYGNWGYSNLYGWVWSPGYVWSPAWVNWYWGDGFVGWAPLGIAGYPIAPSYWSYVHDYHFCSPRVDGVIIHDRRFLPDYIVHHQGRGVAYAPALDDIERVSRHPIVRRSDRPSDSIAPWVHTRLDRGERVRERVVDRGGERVIEHGGRPHDRNDAPAVVDDGNWRRRGDDDGRAGGVMRPVQPNGGGTLTHRQRDVDDDVDAARDHGGRSGDRQIVVDPGPRRHDDVSPGHQMDSRGWASPGRQGPQRDVMVPKVDRRVSPQQGGSSVAQQAPRQQGAWGGGHQSPAVRSGDGGGADRGGAYTGSSQGGGIVIQR